The Nitrospira sp. genome window below encodes:
- a CDS encoding cytochrome c has translation MEKILIAAFMLISALTSVVFAQVIRGDSKTGQIVYEQQCLRCHGAKLDGNGPDSQDLIVRPANLRSQSSRSKTDWELLVAISNGVLFSPMHSFRGKLTDQQMLDVLSYIRSVSPPDIIS, from the coding sequence GCGTTCATGCTCATATCCGCGCTGACCTCGGTCGTCTTTGCTCAAGTGATCCGAGGGGATTCGAAAACCGGACAGATCGTCTATGAGCAACAGTGTCTCCGTTGCCATGGGGCCAAACTGGATGGAAATGGCCCGGACAGCCAGGATCTCATTGTCCGGCCGGCCAACCTTCGATCTCAGAGCAGTCGTTCGAAGACGGATTGGGAACTGCTTGTGGCCATTTCGAACGGAGTGTTGTTCAGCCCCATGCACAGCTTTCGCGGCAAACTGACTGATCAACAAATGCTGGATGTGCTGTCGTATATCCGATCCGTGTCACCACCGGATATTATCAGTTAG